A single window of Candidatus Aminicenantes bacterium DNA harbors:
- a CDS encoding glutamine synthetase family protein: MASETHCPYALSNPLSICLDKPAEEFGRADFLRVIREKGIERITFHYTALDGKLKELKIPVADAGQADTVLAEGERVDGSSLFKGMVDAAVSDLYVVPVFKTAFLNPFDDRSLDFICRYLTRDGSLAPFSPDNILARAEAHFREGTGLELRALGELEFFLMCDKTSRIFPGQKQQAYHGALPFIKSGPILNEMVRYITQITGAVKYAHSEVGFIDSVRSDMEEIKDRRGEQLEIEFLPRPVVEMADHVVLARWLIRNVAYQHGCVATFTPKIEEGVAGNGFHFHLELRQDGLSVMTDPDGKLSESGRRLVGGLCEYADSLTAFGNTVSSAYLRLIPNQEAPTRVCWSDLNRSAMIRVPLGWTNLRHLSRLVNPGDREVFQAGGGRQTVELRSPDGSAITHLLLAGMVMAADWAFKDSRTLFGDDGPLELAEKLYVKGNIHTDPELVKRLPQLPTSCVESARLLRLKRELYERDGIFPPGVIDYVAMLLEKEKDEDMNARLADLPADDRLHETRRIMHKDLHRH, from the coding sequence ATGGCATCCGAGACGCATTGCCCGTACGCCCTGAGCAACCCGCTCTCGATCTGCCTGGACAAACCGGCGGAAGAATTCGGCCGGGCCGACTTTCTGCGGGTCATCCGCGAAAAGGGCATCGAGCGCATCACCTTCCACTACACCGCCCTCGACGGCAAGCTCAAGGAGCTGAAGATCCCGGTGGCCGACGCCGGCCAGGCCGATACCGTCCTGGCCGAGGGCGAGCGGGTCGACGGGTCGTCCCTGTTCAAAGGCATGGTCGATGCGGCCGTGTCGGATCTCTACGTCGTGCCCGTCTTCAAAACGGCCTTCCTCAACCCGTTCGACGATCGAAGCCTCGACTTCATCTGCCGCTACCTGACAAGAGACGGAAGCCTGGCGCCGTTCTCGCCCGACAACATTCTGGCCCGGGCGGAGGCCCATTTCCGCGAGGGGACGGGGCTCGAGCTGCGGGCTCTGGGCGAGCTCGAGTTCTTCCTGATGTGCGATAAAACGAGCCGGATCTTCCCCGGCCAGAAACAGCAGGCCTACCATGGCGCCCTGCCGTTCATCAAGAGCGGCCCGATCCTGAACGAGATGGTCCGCTATATCACCCAGATCACCGGAGCCGTCAAGTACGCCCACAGCGAGGTCGGGTTCATCGACAGCGTGCGCAGCGACATGGAAGAGATCAAGGACCGCCGGGGCGAACAGCTCGAGATCGAGTTTCTGCCGCGTCCGGTCGTCGAGATGGCCGATCACGTCGTTCTGGCTCGTTGGCTGATCCGCAACGTCGCCTATCAACACGGCTGCGTCGCTACTTTCACGCCCAAAATCGAGGAGGGAGTTGCCGGCAACGGCTTCCATTTCCATCTGGAGCTGCGCCAGGACGGGCTCTCCGTCATGACCGATCCCGATGGCAAGCTGAGCGAGTCGGGCCGCCGGCTGGTCGGCGGGCTGTGCGAATACGCCGATTCCCTGACCGCCTTCGGCAACACCGTCTCCTCGGCCTATCTTCGCCTCATCCCCAACCAAGAGGCCCCGACCCGGGTCTGCTGGAGCGACTTGAACCGCAGCGCCATGATCCGCGTCCCCCTCGGCTGGACCAACTTGCGGCATTTAAGCCGCCTGGTCAACCCGGGCGATCGCGAGGTCTTCCAAGCCGGCGGCGGCCGCCAGACGGTCGAGCTTCGAAGCCCCGACGGCAGCGCCATCACCCACCTTCTGCTGGCGGGCATGGTCATGGCCGCGGACTGGGCCTTTAAGGACAGCCGGACGCTGTTCGGCGACGACGGCCCCCTCGAGCTGGCCGAAAAGCTTTACGTCAAGGGCAACATCCACACCGATCCCGAGCTGGTCAAGCGCCTGCCCCAACTGCCCACGAGCTGTGTGGAATCGGCCCGGCTTTTGCGGCTGAAGCGGGAGCTCTACGAGCGGGACGGGATCTTCCCGCCCGGGGTCATCGACTATGTCGCCATGCTTTTGGAAAAGGAAAAAGACGAGGACATGAATGCCCGGCTGGCCGATCTGCCCGCGGATGACCGCCTGCATGAGACCCGCCGGATCATGCACAAGGATTTGCACCGGCATTGA
- a CDS encoding DUF1343 domain-containing protein yields the protein MKFREPRIRSIVSLALLAAAATIGVSCKPDASEPPAGADTVAASVPARVKPGIEVLLEKRLDLIRGKRVGLITNPSGADAGLRSSIDLLRAAPGVELVALYGPEHGVRGDAQAGEYVPFYKDASSGLPVFSLYGPSMKPPAGMLVAIDEYMRSFDTTHKDKKIEPTMTKGVDVLLFDVQDVGTRVYTYQATMAYAMQACAESGLEFIVLDRPNPIDGATMEGPVLEYPKHSSFVGLYPYPLRFGMTLGELARLFNDKFLEKKCRLTVVPMEGWHRNEYFETAGLPWVPPSPNMPTVDTAVVYPGQVFLEGTNVSEGRGTTKPFEFFGAPWVDGHKLAVRLNALGLAGVAFREQWFTPIFSKFKGELCGGCQIHVTDRKAYRPLETTLQILAVLRQLYPKDFAFHAAYFDKIMGTDKVRLALEKGTPVSEIAAAWKPELAVFEALRKPYLLY from the coding sequence ATGAAGTTTCGCGAACCCCGAATCCGTTCAATCGTCAGCCTGGCCCTCCTGGCGGCAGCGGCGACGATCGGTGTGTCTTGCAAGCCCGACGCATCCGAGCCGCCAGCCGGGGCGGATACCGTCGCGGCCTCCGTCCCGGCGCGGGTCAAGCCGGGGATCGAAGTCCTCCTTGAAAAGCGGCTCGATCTCATTCGCGGCAAGCGGGTCGGCCTGATCACCAATCCTTCGGGTGCGGATGCCGGTCTGCGGAGTTCCATCGATCTCCTGCGCGCCGCGCCGGGAGTCGAGCTGGTCGCCCTCTACGGCCCCGAACACGGCGTGCGTGGCGATGCCCAGGCCGGCGAATACGTGCCCTTCTACAAGGATGCCTCGTCGGGATTGCCCGTCTTCAGCCTCTATGGACCGTCCATGAAGCCGCCGGCCGGGATGTTGGTGGCCATCGACGAATACATGCGGTCTTTCGACACTACCCATAAGGACAAGAAGATCGAACCCACGATGACTAAAGGCGTGGATGTCCTGCTCTTCGACGTCCAAGACGTCGGAACGCGGGTTTACACCTATCAGGCCACCATGGCCTACGCCATGCAGGCCTGTGCCGAGAGCGGCCTCGAGTTCATCGTTCTAGACAGGCCCAACCCGATCGACGGCGCGACGATGGAAGGCCCCGTCTTGGAATACCCGAAGCACAGCTCGTTCGTCGGCCTCTATCCATATCCGCTCCGGTTCGGGATGACTTTGGGCGAGCTGGCCCGGCTGTTCAACGACAAATTCCTGGAAAAGAAATGCCGGTTGACCGTCGTGCCGATGGAGGGCTGGCATCGAAACGAGTATTTCGAAACCGCCGGCTTGCCCTGGGTGCCGCCTTCGCCCAACATGCCGACTGTCGATACGGCGGTCGTCTATCCGGGACAGGTCTTTTTAGAAGGAACCAACGTGTCCGAAGGCCGGGGGACGACCAAGCCGTTCGAGTTCTTCGGAGCCCCCTGGGTAGACGGCCACAAGCTGGCCGTCCGGCTGAACGCTCTGGGCCTCGCCGGCGTCGCTTTCCGCGAACAATGGTTCACTCCGATCTTTTCCAAGTTCAAGGGCGAGCTGTGCGGCGGCTGCCAGATCCACGTGACGGACCGCAAGGCGTATCGACCTCTGGAGACGACCCTCCAGATTCTGGCCGTCCTGCGGCAGCTTTATCCCAAGGATTTTGCCTTCCACGCCGCCTACTTCGACAAGATCATGGGCACGGATAAAGTCCGTCTGGCTTTGGAGAAGGGGACTCCGGTCTCCGAGATCGCCGCCGCCTGGAAGCCCGAGCTGGCCGTCTTCGAGGCTTTGCGCAAGCCCTATCTGCTTTATTAG
- a CDS encoding ABC transporter permease: protein MRIYGTAIYVLWLREMKRYWRAKSRIFGSLAMPVFFLGFLGFGFGRMQVPGMAAGVGYIKFLAPGIIGMTLLFSSSMQGMSVLWDKEFGFLKEIMVAPVNRVSLVLGRIAGGVTTSMIQGLLIFGASMILGFRVKSVASLLFGLLFMLLIAFTFIGLGLIFASRMKDMQGFGIIMNFIIFPFFFLSGALAPVQNFPWVIRALSYIDPLTYGVDGLRAAMIGSSTFPLVFDLAIMAGFSLVMLALGAYFFEKSEGV, encoded by the coding sequence ATGAGAATCTACGGCACGGCGATCTACGTTCTGTGGCTGCGGGAGATGAAGCGGTACTGGCGGGCCAAGTCGCGGATCTTCGGTTCGCTGGCCATGCCCGTCTTCTTCCTGGGCTTCCTCGGCTTCGGCTTCGGCCGCATGCAGGTCCCGGGCATGGCCGCCGGCGTCGGCTACATCAAGTTCCTGGCCCCCGGCATTATCGGCATGACCCTGCTCTTCTCCTCCTCCATGCAGGGCATGTCGGTCCTATGGGACAAGGAGTTCGGGTTTCTCAAGGAAATCATGGTCGCCCCCGTCAACCGGGTCTCGCTCGTCCTGGGGCGGATCGCCGGCGGCGTGACGACCTCGATGATCCAGGGCCTGCTGATCTTTGGAGCTTCCATGATTCTGGGATTCCGCGTCAAGAGCGTTGCGAGCCTGCTGTTCGGCCTTCTCTTCATGCTGCTCATCGCCTTCACCTTCATCGGCCTGGGCCTCATCTTCGCCTCGCGGATGAAGGACATGCAGGGCTTCGGGATCATCATGAACTTCATCATCTTCCCGTTCTTCTTCCTCTCGGGAGCCCTGGCCCCCGTGCAGAACTTCCCCTGGGTCATCCGGGCCCTGTCCTACATCGACCCGCTAACTTACGGCGTCGACGGCCTGCGTGCGGCGATGATCGGGAGCTCGACATTCCCGCTGGTCTTCGACTTGGCGATCATGGCCGGCTTCTCTCTGGTCATGCTGGCCCTGGGGGCCTACTTCTTCGAGAAGAGCGAGGGCGTCTAG
- a CDS encoding ATP-binding cassette domain-containing protein, translated as MDAIQVENLVKTFDDFTAVDAISFSVPEGELFGLLGPNGAGKTTTINMLSTLLRPTSGRAEVAGFDVTTRRDDVRKSIGVVFQEPALDGKLTGRENLEFHTMMYGIGRDERRRRINEVLGLVELNDKADTLVEKYSGGMKRRLEIARGLTHRPKVLFLDEPTLGLDAQTRRHIWEYVRRLNKESGVTIILTTHYMEEADFLCGRIAIMDHGKFVAMDTPSQLKDVLGGDVVSLELEGDTASFMAALAGLDWIKRSKLREDVLSLTMERGERRIPELVTLAVQHGVAVNCVHLRKPSLEDVFLHFTGRTIREQDAGQGERNRGMMMGHGRR; from the coding sequence ATGGACGCCATCCAAGTCGAGAACCTGGTCAAGACATTCGACGACTTCACCGCCGTCGACGCCATCTCATTTTCCGTCCCGGAAGGGGAGCTGTTCGGCCTGCTCGGGCCCAACGGGGCGGGCAAGACGACGACCATCAACATGCTGTCGACGCTGCTGCGGCCGACCTCGGGCCGGGCCGAAGTGGCCGGCTTCGACGTAACGACCCGCCGGGACGACGTCCGCAAGTCGATCGGCGTCGTCTTCCAGGAGCCGGCCTTGGACGGCAAGCTGACCGGCCGTGAGAATTTGGAATTTCACACCATGATGTACGGCATCGGCCGGGACGAGCGGAGGCGGCGGATCAACGAGGTTTTGGGGCTGGTTGAGCTGAACGATAAAGCGGACACGCTGGTCGAGAAGTACTCGGGCGGCATGAAGCGCCGGCTGGAGATCGCCCGCGGACTGACCCACCGGCCGAAGGTGCTTTTCCTGGACGAGCCGACCCTGGGCCTGGACGCCCAGACCCGCCGCCACATCTGGGAATACGTCCGACGCCTGAACAAGGAGTCCGGAGTCACCATCATCCTGACCACCCACTACATGGAGGAGGCCGACTTCCTCTGCGGCCGCATCGCCATCATGGACCACGGAAAGTTCGTGGCCATGGACACGCCGTCCCAGCTCAAGGATGTGCTGGGCGGCGACGTCGTTTCGCTGGAGCTAGAAGGCGATACGGCCTCCTTCATGGCCGCCCTGGCGGGCCTGGACTGGATCAAGCGCTCGAAGCTTCGCGAAGACGTCCTCTCGCTGACCATGGAAAGGGGAGAGCGCCGGATTCCGGAGCTCGTCACTCTGGCCGTCCAGCACGGCGTCGCCGTGAACTGCGTCCATCTGCGCAAGCCCAGCCTGGAGGATGTCTTCCTGCACTTCACCGGCCGGACGATCCGGGAGCAGGACGCCGGTCAGGGCGAGCGGAACCGCGGCATGATGATGGGCCACGGGCGGAGATGA
- a CDS encoding heparan-alpha-glucosaminide N-acetyltransferase domain-containing protein → MAQERLISLDAFRGLTVAAMVLVNNPASWTFVYAPLRHAPWHGWTPTDLIFPFFLFIVGMSMALSFARRAETGRKVGLYLKVFKRSVLLFGVGLLLHLYPRFRFATFRIPGILQRIALCFLIGALIYLNVKPKMRVVLAILLLVLYWALLTYVPVPGYGPGILDEKGNLAGYIDSVVLPGHIYKPYFDPEGLLSSLPAMVTLLLGSLAGDWLRTRNTNSRKARMMLLAGVLLTAAGLALGRYWIPINKPLWTSSYVVFTAGAALILFSLMFTLLEGSRWTGWAWPFRVLGTNAILVFAGSAIMVKTILLIKIPDAGKTVSPITWLYDHALSPLAGPYLGSLIYPIALILFWVVLIWPLYRHKIFIKL, encoded by the coding sequence ATGGCCCAAGAGCGCCTGATCTCGCTCGATGCCTTTCGCGGCCTGACCGTGGCCGCCATGGTCCTGGTCAACAATCCGGCCAGCTGGACGTTCGTCTACGCCCCGCTCCGCCACGCCCCCTGGCACGGCTGGACGCCGACGGACCTGATCTTCCCGTTTTTCCTTTTCATCGTCGGCATGTCCATGGCCTTGTCGTTTGCCCGGCGGGCCGAGACCGGCCGCAAGGTGGGGCTTTATCTCAAGGTTTTCAAGCGGTCGGTCCTACTCTTCGGGGTCGGGCTTCTGCTTCACCTTTACCCGCGCTTCCGCTTTGCGACCTTCCGTATCCCGGGCATCCTACAGAGAATCGCCCTGTGCTTTCTGATCGGGGCGCTCATCTACCTCAACGTCAAGCCCAAGATGCGGGTCGTGTTGGCGATCCTGCTGCTCGTTCTCTACTGGGCCTTGCTGACCTACGTGCCTGTCCCGGGATATGGACCGGGCATTTTGGACGAGAAGGGAAACCTAGCGGGCTACATCGACAGCGTCGTCCTGCCGGGTCATATCTACAAGCCATACTTTGATCCGGAAGGCCTTCTCAGCTCTCTCCCTGCCATGGTCACTTTACTGCTGGGATCGCTGGCCGGCGATTGGCTGCGGACGCGCAACACTAATAGCCGCAAGGCCCGGATGATGCTTCTCGCGGGCGTCCTGCTCACCGCGGCCGGGCTGGCTTTGGGCCGTTATTGGATTCCGATCAACAAGCCGCTCTGGACGAGCTCTTATGTCGTCTTCACGGCGGGCGCCGCCCTGATCCTCTTCAGCCTGATGTTCACGCTCTTGGAGGGATCGCGCTGGACGGGCTGGGCCTGGCCGTTCCGGGTTCTGGGGACGAACGCCATCCTCGTCTTCGCCGGGTCGGCGATCATGGTCAAGACCATTCTGCTGATCAAGATACCCGATGCGGGCAAGACGGTCAGCCCGATCACCTGGCTCTACGACCATGCCCTGTCGCCCTTGGCGGGGCCGTACCTGGGATCGCTCATCTACCCCATCGCGCTGATTCTCTTCTGGGTCGTACTGATCTGGCCCCTCTATCGACACAAAATATTCATCAAACTCTAG